Proteins encoded in a region of the Labrus bergylta chromosome 9, fLabBer1.1, whole genome shotgun sequence genome:
- the asb5a gene encoding ankyrin repeat and SOCS box protein 5 isoform X1: MPEEMSDPSVELSNKPFAAQLSNVYFSILALFCFKLFVKISLNLLSYFYIVRGNRKEAARISAEFYDYGKQHGSWADRSPLHDAASQGRLLAVRTLILQGHSVNVLTIDHVTPLHEACVGDHGACARALIDAGANVNASTIDGVTPLFNACAVGSVACTEILLENGAKPQSLVYRPSPIHEATSKGHYGCVEALVTWGADVDMDIPHLGTALYTACVCQELECARKLLREGANVQKGRSLDSPLHAAAEKDCTVVVKLLLDFGADINARNTEFQRPVDVAPPSSITEGFLLLYEATPRLLSQLCRQCVRSCVGRDRLHLLSHLPLPARLRRYLQYQ; this comes from the exons ATGCCGGAGGAAATGTCAGACCCCAGTGTGGAGCTCAGCAACAAGCCCTTTGCTGCGCAGCTGTCCAAcgtttacttcagcatcttgGCACTTTTCTGCTTTAAGCTCTTTGTTAAGATCTCGCTCAACTTGCTGTCGTACTTCTACATCGTCCGGGGGAACCGTAAGGAGGCGGCCAGGATATCAGCAGAGTTCTATGATTATGGTAAACAACACG GATCCTGGGCGGACCGCTCACCCCTACACGATGCCGCGAGTCAGGGCCGCCTCCTGGCTGTCCGGACCCTCATTTTACAG GGTCACAGTGTGAATGTTCTGACCATAGACCATGTGACACCCCTTCATGAAGCGTGTGTGGGAGACCACGGTGCTTGTGCCAGAGCGCTCATTGATGCAGGGGCGAAT GTCAATGCCTCTACAATTGATGGAGTCACCCCTCTGTTCAACGCCTGCGCCGTGGGCAGTGTGGCGTGCACTGAGATTCTTTTAGAAAATGGAGCAAAACCCCAGAGCCTTGTATACCGTCCATCACCCATCCATGAAGCTACGAGCAAAG GTCATTACGGCTGTGTGGAGGCTCTGGTGACTTGGGGGGCAGATGTGGACATGGACATTCCTCACCTGGGCACAGCGCTCTATACGGCCTGCGTCTGCCAGGAGCTGGAGTGTGCCAGGAAACTCCTGAGGGAAG GTGCGAATGTACAGAAAGGCAGATCCCTGGATTCACCTTTacatgcagctgcagaaaaagacTGCACAGTTGTagtgaagctgctgctggacTTCGGTGCGGACATTAACGCCAGGAACACAGAGTTTCAGAGGCCAGTGGATGTGGCTCCGCCCAGCAGTATAACAGAAGGCTTCTTACTGCTCTATGAAG CGACACCTCGGCTGCTGAGCCAGCTTTGTCGTCAGTGCGTCAGGAGCTGCGTCGGCCGGGACAGACTCCACCTCCTTTCCCACCTTCCCCTGCCCGCCCGACTCAGGAGATACCTGCAGTACCAATGA
- the asb5a gene encoding ankyrin repeat and SOCS box protein 5 isoform X2: MITMEDGDNEDENVWNASAVILDIDSGSWADRSPLHDAASQGRLLAVRTLILQGHSVNVLTIDHVTPLHEACVGDHGACARALIDAGANVNASTIDGVTPLFNACAVGSVACTEILLENGAKPQSLVYRPSPIHEATSKGHYGCVEALVTWGADVDMDIPHLGTALYTACVCQELECARKLLREGANVQKGRSLDSPLHAAAEKDCTVVVKLLLDFGADINARNTEFQRPVDVAPPSSITEGFLLLYEATPRLLSQLCRQCVRSCVGRDRLHLLSHLPLPARLRRYLQYQ; the protein is encoded by the exons ATGATTACAATGGAGGACGGTGACAATGAGGATGAGAATGTGTGGAATGCATCAGCTGTTATTCTGGACATTGATTCAG GATCCTGGGCGGACCGCTCACCCCTACACGATGCCGCGAGTCAGGGCCGCCTCCTGGCTGTCCGGACCCTCATTTTACAG GGTCACAGTGTGAATGTTCTGACCATAGACCATGTGACACCCCTTCATGAAGCGTGTGTGGGAGACCACGGTGCTTGTGCCAGAGCGCTCATTGATGCAGGGGCGAAT GTCAATGCCTCTACAATTGATGGAGTCACCCCTCTGTTCAACGCCTGCGCCGTGGGCAGTGTGGCGTGCACTGAGATTCTTTTAGAAAATGGAGCAAAACCCCAGAGCCTTGTATACCGTCCATCACCCATCCATGAAGCTACGAGCAAAG GTCATTACGGCTGTGTGGAGGCTCTGGTGACTTGGGGGGCAGATGTGGACATGGACATTCCTCACCTGGGCACAGCGCTCTATACGGCCTGCGTCTGCCAGGAGCTGGAGTGTGCCAGGAAACTCCTGAGGGAAG GTGCGAATGTACAGAAAGGCAGATCCCTGGATTCACCTTTacatgcagctgcagaaaaagacTGCACAGTTGTagtgaagctgctgctggacTTCGGTGCGGACATTAACGCCAGGAACACAGAGTTTCAGAGGCCAGTGGATGTGGCTCCGCCCAGCAGTATAACAGAAGGCTTCTTACTGCTCTATGAAG CGACACCTCGGCTGCTGAGCCAGCTTTGTCGTCAGTGCGTCAGGAGCTGCGTCGGCCGGGACAGACTCCACCTCCTTTCCCACCTTCCCCTGCCCGCCCGACTCAGGAGATACCTGCAGTACCAATGA
- the spata4 gene encoding spermatogenesis-associated protein 4: MSSQSSMSYPQSPKHRGVQREVLKWLQSLELSFYPNNVRRDFSNGYLVAEIFSCYYPRDFPVHSYDKGTSLCVKRRNWSQIERSLQRQSLHLMKEVIDGTIHCKPGAAELLVQHIYTILTQRSIRNVQSPETSDFTDREYQGLLPTLARSTASQAIKNNLRTTEIMAEPDITTNQRKAESILHMHLQHKSEERALNLGRFQVKPNLGHLAARTSVPAGRGDVRSDSRSSRDVTSKSCSSSTWTGAVVSFKEIKVCQPVTRSLVHY, from the exons ATGTCCTCTCAGAGCAGCATGTCGTATCCACAGAGTCCCAAACACAGAGGAGTCCAAAGAGAAGTTCTGAAGTGGCTGCAAAGCCTCGAGCTGTCGTTCTATCCAAACAACGTGCGCAG GGATTTTTCCAACGGTTACCTTGTGGCCGAGATATTCTCCTGTTATTACCCCCGAGACTTTCCGGTGCATTCATACGATAAAGGAACGTCTCTTTGTGTCAAACGGAGGAACTGGAGCCAGATAGAGAGG TCTTTACAGAGGCAGAGTCTGCACCTGATGAAAGAGGTCATTGATGGAACCATCCACTGTAAACCAGGAGCCGCTGAGCTGCTGGTGCAACACATTTATACTATTTTAACCCAGAGGAG CATTAGAAATGTCCAGAGCCCAGAGACTTCAGACTTCACTGACAGAGAGTACCAGGGTCTCCTGCCCACACTGGCCCGCTCCACAGCCTCGCAGGCCATCAAGAACAACCTGAGGACGACGGAGATCATGGCTGAGCCCGACATCACCACCAACCAGAGGAAGGCAGAGAGCATCCTCCACATGCATCTGCAGCACAAATCTGAGGAGAGGGCTCTGAACCTGG GCCGGTTTCAAGTCAAACCAAATCTGGGTCACCTGGCAGCGAGGACTTCTGTCCCAGCCGGCCGCGGTGATGTGCGCTCTGACAGCCGTTCATCCAGAGACGTTACATCAA agTCGTGTTCCTCGTCAACCTGGACCGGAGCGGTCGTTTCCTTTAAGGAGATAAAAGTGTGCCAGCCTGTCACACGCTCCCTTGTTCACTACTAA